One genomic segment of Paenibacillus durus includes these proteins:
- a CDS encoding ABC transporter ATP-binding protein, with protein sequence MPILQIEHLKKHYGKGSTTVKALDGISLTVEKGEFVAIVGTSGSGKSTLLHILGGLDRATEGKVYVDGNDIFAMSDEKLTIFRRRSVGFVFQNYNLVPILNVRENIVLPIELDGGKIDEAYLDLVIRTLGLQEKVNNLPSNLSGGQQQRVAIARALATKPFIILADEPTGNLDSKTSQEVLILLKQMSERFNQTIVMITHNEQIAQTADRIIRIEDGTIVSGHAQSSEVSQP encoded by the coding sequence ATGCCTATTTTACAAATTGAACATTTGAAAAAGCATTATGGAAAAGGCTCCACTACCGTTAAGGCTCTGGACGGCATATCACTAACCGTGGAAAAGGGGGAATTTGTCGCCATCGTCGGCACCAGCGGCAGCGGCAAAAGCACGCTCCTGCATATACTTGGCGGACTGGACCGGGCCACTGAAGGCAAGGTTTATGTGGACGGGAACGATATTTTTGCGATGAGTGACGAGAAGCTGACCATTTTCCGGCGCAGATCGGTAGGTTTCGTCTTTCAGAACTACAATCTGGTTCCCATTCTGAATGTACGGGAGAACATCGTATTACCCATCGAGCTGGACGGAGGCAAAATAGACGAAGCCTATCTCGATCTGGTCATCCGCACTTTGGGCCTGCAGGAAAAGGTGAACAATCTGCCTTCGAATCTGTCCGGCGGCCAGCAGCAGCGGGTTGCGATCGCCAGAGCTTTGGCTACCAAACCATTCATTATCCTGGCGGACGAGCCGACAGGCAATCTGGACAGCAAAACAAGCCAGGAAGTACTTATTCTGCTAAAACAGATGAGCGAAAGATTCAATCAAACCATCGTGATGATTACGCATAATGAACAAATTGCCCAGACCGCGGACCGGATTATCCGTATTGAAGACGGCACCATCGTCTCTGGCCATGCCCAAAGCTCCGAGGTGAGCCAGCCATGA
- a CDS encoding sensor histidine kinase: MMTMKQAKYFKQINLIFSILVIFLVSVYTGRIIIIKGIDPALLGLSVLFIICMLALGAAWVWLWTRRIAKYIQTVDAVIDAAIQGRGPVTNYEETALSSMEHKLLRYISVSKANEQTIQIEKNKIKTLISDISHQAKTPLSNIIVYSQLLEELPGLDEEARHYVKDIKVQSDKLDWLIQSLIKLSRLETGMISLQIEAKPLLQTITKALSQVYVLAESKQIEIRIDCTAQLTARHDAKWTSEALFNLLENAVKYTKPTGSIQITAESNEMFTRVDISDTGIGIGKEELPHIFKRFYRGQQAREAEGVGIGLFLAREIITAQGGHIKVTSESGKGTVFSLFFP, translated from the coding sequence ATGATGACAATGAAACAGGCCAAGTATTTCAAACAAATCAACCTTATATTCTCCATCCTTGTTATATTTCTTGTATCCGTGTATACCGGCAGAATTATCATTATTAAAGGAATTGACCCTGCGCTGCTGGGACTCTCTGTTCTTTTCATAATCTGTATGCTGGCACTTGGAGCCGCGTGGGTATGGTTATGGACCCGCCGTATTGCAAAGTATATTCAGACAGTGGATGCAGTAATTGATGCGGCGATTCAGGGCCGGGGGCCTGTCACCAATTATGAAGAGACGGCTCTTTCTTCCATGGAACATAAACTCCTGCGATACATAAGCGTCTCCAAAGCAAATGAGCAAACTATTCAAATCGAGAAAAATAAAATCAAAACGCTGATTTCCGACATTTCCCATCAGGCCAAGACTCCCCTCTCCAATATCATAGTCTACAGCCAGTTGCTGGAGGAACTACCGGGGCTGGACGAGGAGGCGCGGCATTATGTAAAGGACATAAAAGTACAATCGGACAAGTTGGATTGGCTTATCCAGTCTTTGATCAAGCTGTCACGGCTGGAAACCGGGATGATCTCGCTGCAGATCGAAGCAAAGCCGCTCTTGCAGACCATCACTAAGGCGCTGTCTCAAGTGTATGTTCTGGCGGAAAGCAAACAAATCGAGATTCGGATTGACTGCACTGCGCAACTCACCGCCCGTCACGATGCCAAGTGGACAAGCGAAGCGCTTTTCAACTTGTTAGAGAATGCCGTGAAATACACAAAGCCAACCGGAAGCATTCAAATCACCGCTGAGAGCAATGAAATGTTCACCCGCGTGGATATCTCCGATACGGGAATCGGAATCGGCAAGGAGGAACTGCCTCATATTTTCAAACGGTTTTATCGGGGACAACAGGCGCGTGAAGCCGAAGGCGTCGGGATCGGGCTGTTTCTGGCGCGGGAGATTATTACAGCACAAGGCGGTCATATCAAAGTAACCTCGGAGTCTGGTAAAGGCACAGTGTTCTCACTCTTTTTCCCCTAG
- a CDS encoding response regulator transcription factor, with product MKTLLIVEDDRSLNKGIALTLSQNDLTIHQAYDLAAAKQIMTSHKIDLIILDINLPDGSGLDYCEQLRRTSQVPVIFLTSNDMESDIVTGFGLGGDDYITKPFSLMVLRARVMAVLRRTDPYRKDTVAIGPFFLDFGKMEYYKHGRPLILSKTEQKLLRVLVANTGNILTREQLIDKTWSQDAEFVDENALTVAIKRLRSKLEDEPSSPRYIKTVYGLGYMWTEGQHP from the coding sequence GTGAAAACCTTATTAATCGTCGAAGATGACCGCAGCTTAAACAAAGGAATTGCGCTCACCCTTTCCCAGAATGATCTAACCATCCATCAGGCTTACGATTTAGCTGCGGCCAAGCAGATTATGACATCACATAAAATCGATCTCATTATTCTGGACATCAACCTGCCGGACGGCAGCGGACTGGATTACTGCGAGCAGCTCCGCAGGACCTCACAGGTGCCTGTTATTTTCCTCACCTCCAACGATATGGAGTCCGACATTGTGACCGGCTTCGGGCTGGGTGGCGATGATTATATCACCAAGCCGTTCAGCCTGATGGTGCTGCGGGCCAGGGTGATGGCCGTTCTGAGACGGACCGATCCCTACAGGAAAGATACGGTGGCGATAGGTCCATTTTTTTTGGATTTTGGGAAAATGGAGTACTACAAACATGGCCGCCCTTTGATCCTCAGCAAAACGGAGCAAAAACTGTTGAGAGTTTTGGTCGCTAACACGGGCAACATTTTGACCAGAGAGCAGTTAATAGACAAAACGTGGTCTCAAGATGCTGAATTTGTCGATGAAAATGCATTGACGGTGGCAATCAAACGGCTTCGATCCAAACTTGAAGACGAGCCTTCTTCTCCAAGATATATTAAAACAGTCTACGGATTGGGCTACATGTGGACAGAAGGACAACACCCATGA